A DNA window from Zingiber officinale cultivar Zhangliang chromosome 3A, Zo_v1.1, whole genome shotgun sequence contains the following coding sequences:
- the LOC122053557 gene encoding pyruvate dehydrogenase (acetyl-transferring) kinase, mitochondrial-like — MVFELVKNSLRAVQECFMNSDKNAPPVRIIVADGIEDVTIKISDEGGGIPRSGLPKIFTYLYSTAKNPLEENDEGSSDGVIMAGYGYGLPISRLYARYFGGDLQIISMEGYGKSNSFFMQYLISSSICPA, encoded by the exons ATGGTCTTTGAGTTGGTAAAAAACTCTCTGCGTGCGGTTCAAGAATGTTTTATGAATTCTGATAAGAATGCCCCTCCTGTTAGAATTATTGTCGCTGATGGGATTGAAGATGTTACAATAAAG ATATCAGATGAAGGGGGTGGCATACCAAGAAGTGGTCTTCCAAAGATTTTCACATATCTCTATAGCACTGCTAAAAATCCACTCGAGGAAAACGATGAAGGAAGCTCAGATGGAGTAATTATGGCTGGTTATGGTTATGGGCTTCCAATTAGTCGTCTCTATGCTCGCTATTTTGGTGGTGATTTACAAATTATCTCTATGGAAGGATATGGTAAATCCAATTCTTTCTTTATGCAATACTTAATCTCAAGTTCAATTTGTCCTGCTTGA